A window of Halobellus sp. LT62 contains these coding sequences:
- a CDS encoding ABC transporter substrate-binding protein: protein MSAQEDSSGTIDRRTYLSALATSMAAGLAGCGGGGGSGDGDGGDSGGDSGDGSGDQELGERVPELTGVALSQLTGAENIEQTMLHIAQQVDDVLGVPMDVEAKEFVSFFEEMQNDERTAHMHVNLVIPVATRLDPGFTLRGYHIRNAGTNVTSAGLNNWANCDFSRAVEQQAYAANPEERQEYVTEALETGSQEVVPIPLTQTAGGAAYRSDQLTLPDDLGDKGIIESNAHFLHQTESNGDTEYLSGVVTPGNMPNAVYHLGVKRPWFNTVYFPLVYYDKNYNLQPGIAEDYDVTDEFSTFTFNLRQDATFHNGEPVTAEDARWTLEWIEENTAQFSFVPQYNYDSLTAVDEHTLEVSFENPNPGWLNVFAPAWSSPLPKQHWIDAGAEDGPRNMSLDTIVGCGPYEVESWQPRELLAMQPVDDHWLDVADKGLRFVGYGDRQAAFRAFEDETVNVLFNASGQTQQRVEEDLSDVAEYVSSRNFTSWHVQSTHSTAPTMFREFREAVSWSIDRQRARAFLENGAGEIETKSSWFPRTHPSYPEDDSNMKTVGDPTANPDQARQILEDAGWGWDDEGRLHYPPDKDLTPPWPEDSSPCENPDSWPCLPELCDNY, encoded by the coding sequence ATGAGCGCACAAGAAGACAGCAGCGGGACGATCGACCGACGAACGTACCTCTCCGCGTTGGCCACGTCGATGGCCGCGGGCCTCGCCGGTTGTGGCGGCGGTGGCGGCAGCGGCGACGGTGATGGCGGAGACAGCGGTGGTGACTCCGGCGATGGCAGCGGTGACCAAGAGCTCGGCGAGCGCGTGCCGGAGCTCACAGGCGTCGCGCTCTCACAGCTCACCGGGGCGGAGAACATCGAGCAGACGATGCTCCACATCGCACAGCAGGTCGACGACGTCCTCGGCGTTCCGATGGACGTCGAGGCGAAGGAGTTCGTCTCGTTCTTCGAGGAGATGCAGAACGACGAGCGAACCGCCCACATGCACGTCAACCTCGTCATCCCGGTCGCGACTCGCCTCGATCCGGGATTCACGCTCCGCGGGTACCACATCCGCAACGCGGGGACCAACGTGACGTCGGCGGGGCTGAACAACTGGGCGAACTGTGACTTCTCGCGCGCGGTCGAGCAGCAGGCGTACGCGGCGAATCCCGAGGAGCGCCAGGAGTACGTCACGGAGGCGCTCGAAACCGGCTCGCAGGAAGTCGTGCCGATCCCCCTGACGCAGACCGCCGGTGGGGCCGCGTACCGAAGTGATCAGCTCACTCTCCCGGACGACCTGGGGGACAAGGGAATCATCGAGTCGAACGCGCACTTCCTGCACCAGACGGAATCGAACGGCGATACGGAGTACCTCTCCGGCGTCGTCACGCCCGGGAACATGCCCAACGCGGTGTACCATCTCGGCGTCAAACGCCCGTGGTTCAACACGGTCTACTTCCCGCTCGTCTACTACGACAAGAACTACAACCTGCAGCCGGGGATCGCCGAGGACTACGACGTCACCGACGAGTTCTCGACGTTCACGTTCAACCTGCGGCAGGACGCCACGTTCCACAACGGCGAGCCCGTCACCGCCGAAGACGCACGGTGGACCCTCGAATGGATCGAGGAGAACACCGCGCAGTTCAGCTTCGTGCCGCAGTACAATTACGATTCGCTCACCGCCGTCGACGAACACACGCTCGAAGTCAGCTTCGAGAACCCGAACCCCGGCTGGCTGAACGTGTTCGCGCCGGCGTGGAGTTCCCCGCTCCCCAAACAGCACTGGATCGACGCCGGGGCCGAGGACGGACCGCGGAACATGAGCCTCGATACCATCGTGGGGTGCGGTCCCTACGAGGTCGAGAGCTGGCAGCCGCGAGAACTGCTCGCGATGCAGCCCGTCGACGACCACTGGCTCGATGTCGCCGACAAGGGACTCCGGTTCGTCGGCTACGGCGACCGGCAGGCGGCGTTCCGCGCGTTCGAGGACGAGACGGTCAACGTATTGTTCAACGCGTCTGGTCAGACCCAACAGCGGGTCGAAGAGGACCTCAGTGACGTCGCAGAGTACGTCTCCTCACGGAACTTCACCTCGTGGCACGTGCAGTCGACGCACTCAACGGCCCCGACGATGTTCCGGGAGTTCCGCGAGGCCGTCTCCTGGTCGATCGACCGACAGCGCGCCAGAGCGTTCCTCGAAAACGGGGCCGGCGAGATCGAGACGAAATCCTCGTGGTTCCCGAGGACGCACCCGTCGTACCCCGAGGACGACAGCAATATGAAGACGGTCGGCGACCCGACCGCGAACCCGGACCAAGCGCGACAGATCCTCGAAGACGCCGGTTGGGGGTGGGACGACGAGGGGCGGCTTCACTACCCGCCCGACAAGGACCTGACGCCGCCGTGGCCGGAGGATTCCTCTCCCTGTGAAAACCCCGACAGCTGGCCCTGCCTCCCGGAGCTCTGCGACAACTACTAA
- a CDS encoding sulfatase family protein, with the protein MRILVIDCDSLRPDHLGCYGYHRETSPTIDSLAENGRRFTNYYVSDAPCLPSRTAFFGSRFGIHSGVINHGGVNAELRHRGHRRNTNTSTDGYRSLPTALRDAGHETALISPFPQRHGAWHTVDGFDRWIDTGERGFESADVTYPFAEEWLDDHATEDDWYLHVNFWDPHAPYDTPIEYGYPFEGEPAPEWPDQETLDEQYESYGLHSAREPPVWDDSLPRQPSEIGTREEYVEWIDGYDTGIKYMDDHIEKLLDQLRSAGVFEDTLIVVTADHGENQGELNVYGNHVTADDKTNRIPLIVHGPGVEEDVDGDFHYHLDLPPTLVELAGGEVPDRWDGRSFAESITDGESDGREYLVVGQGALSMMRAVRWDEWILLRTYHDGIRPLDPVELYDLSEDPHETNNLARERPDVVRKGLAMLDQWVSERLMEVVHDRNGANPDHERAPADPLWEVLHEGGPFQGKTGTTWFDKEEYAAELRETGRGVHAERVLEYEGFVPQDVEGYLNGEDVWS; encoded by the coding sequence ATGCGCATACTGGTCATCGACTGCGACTCGCTGAGGCCGGACCATCTCGGTTGCTACGGGTATCACCGCGAAACGTCACCCACGATCGACTCACTCGCGGAAAACGGTCGACGGTTCACGAACTACTACGTGTCGGACGCGCCGTGTCTGCCGTCTCGAACCGCCTTCTTCGGGAGTCGGTTCGGCATCCATTCGGGCGTGATCAACCACGGCGGGGTCAACGCCGAACTCCGGCATCGGGGTCATCGACGGAACACGAACACGTCCACTGACGGGTACCGATCGCTCCCGACCGCCCTGCGCGATGCGGGCCACGAGACAGCGCTCATCAGCCCGTTCCCGCAGCGCCACGGCGCGTGGCACACGGTCGACGGGTTCGACCGATGGATCGACACGGGTGAGCGCGGCTTCGAGAGCGCCGACGTCACCTACCCGTTCGCCGAGGAGTGGCTGGACGATCACGCGACCGAGGACGACTGGTATCTCCACGTCAACTTCTGGGACCCGCACGCGCCGTACGACACGCCGATCGAGTACGGCTACCCCTTCGAGGGCGAGCCTGCCCCCGAGTGGCCCGATCAAGAGACGCTCGACGAGCAGTACGAGAGTTACGGGCTCCACAGCGCACGCGAGCCGCCGGTCTGGGACGACTCCCTCCCGCGACAGCCCTCCGAGATCGGCACTCGCGAGGAGTACGTCGAGTGGATCGACGGCTACGACACCGGGATCAAGTACATGGACGACCACATCGAGAAGCTCCTCGATCAGTTGCGGTCGGCGGGCGTCTTCGAGGACACGCTGATCGTCGTCACGGCGGATCACGGCGAGAATCAGGGCGAGCTCAACGTCTACGGGAACCACGTCACTGCGGACGACAAGACCAACCGAATCCCGCTGATCGTGCACGGCCCGGGCGTCGAGGAGGACGTCGACGGCGACTTCCACTACCATCTCGACCTCCCGCCAACGCTCGTCGAACTCGCCGGCGGTGAGGTTCCCGACAGATGGGACGGCCGCTCCTTCGCGGAATCGATCACGGACGGCGAATCCGACGGTCGAGAGTACCTCGTCGTCGGCCAAGGTGCACTCTCGATGATGCGCGCGGTTCGGTGGGACGAGTGGATCCTCCTTCGCACCTATCACGACGGCATCCGACCACTCGATCCCGTCGAGCTGTACGATCTCTCCGAAGACCCCCACGAGACGAACAACCTCGCACGCGAGCGCCCGGACGTCGTTCGGAAGGGACTCGCGATGCTGGATCAGTGGGTCTCAGAGCGCCTGATGGAGGTCGTACACGACCGCAACGGGGCGAACCCCGACCACGAGCGCGCGCCCGCCGATCCGCTCTGGGAGGTCCTCCACGAAGGCGGACCGTTCCAAGGGAAGACCGGCACCACGTGGTTCGACAAGGAGGAGTACGCCGCGGAGCTTCGCGAGACCGGACGCGGTGTGCACGCAGAGCGCGTCCTCGAGTACGAGGGGTTCGTCCCGCAGGATGTCGAGGGGTATCTGAACGGCGAGGACGTTTGGTCGTAA
- a CDS encoding ABC transporter permease, with protein sequence MFLLGFLFVVFLAVFGQELAPYEPNRTFLDGGQIAELEPPSAKHPLGTTSVGTDILSRLMYGARPTLLTGFAGGTVVITLGLLVGVSAGYYGGKVDDILMRITDFIYSIPLIPVALVFASYFGVGTWMIVFTVGFILWRGNARIFRSQVLQIKEREHVRAAKVLGASDWYILTRHILPSIGGMITLFYALGIGITILITASLAFLGFADIGTPTWGLMLRNAYDSGYMMDAWWWTFSSGGAITLTVLCIYMIGRGYERVRETTVSASGD encoded by the coding sequence TTGTTCCTCCTCGGTTTCCTGTTCGTCGTGTTTCTCGCCGTGTTCGGCCAAGAACTCGCGCCTTACGAGCCGAACCGGACGTTCCTCGACGGCGGACAGATCGCAGAACTGGAGCCGCCGTCGGCCAAGCATCCGCTCGGGACGACCTCGGTGGGGACCGACATCCTCTCACGACTGATGTACGGGGCCCGTCCGACGCTTCTCACCGGGTTCGCCGGTGGCACCGTCGTCATCACGCTCGGTCTGCTCGTCGGCGTGAGCGCCGGTTACTACGGAGGAAAAGTCGACGACATCCTGATGCGGATTACGGACTTCATTTACAGCATCCCGCTCATCCCGGTCGCGCTCGTCTTCGCCTCGTACTTCGGCGTGGGAACGTGGATGATCGTATTCACGGTGGGGTTCATCCTCTGGCGGGGAAACGCGCGTATCTTCCGCTCGCAGGTACTGCAGATCAAAGAGCGCGAGCACGTCCGAGCGGCGAAAGTGCTCGGCGCGAGTGACTGGTACATCCTCACGCGACACATCCTCCCCAGCATCGGCGGGATGATCACGCTGTTCTACGCGCTCGGGATCGGGATCACGATCCTCATCACGGCCTCACTCGCCTTCCTCGGGTTCGCTGACATCGGCACGCCCACGTGGGGATTGATGCTACGGAACGCCTACGATTCGGGCTATATGATGGACGCGTGGTGGTGGACCTTCTCCTCCGGTGGGGCCATCACGCTGACTGTGCTGTGCATCTATATGATCGGCCGCGGATACGAGCGGGTCCGCGAAACGACTGTTTCGGCCTCGGGAGACTAA
- a CDS encoding ABC transporter ATP-binding protein: MTDTLLEVDGLDITYRTDAGELKAVSDASFSIGSNEYFGLVGESGCGKSTLADSIMRTLDTNGRISDGTIRFKGRELQEFSEQEFTEEIRWQEIALIPQSAMNSLDPLKRVSTQAIDVAQAHTDWSEETAVDKLKELFDVVGLPESRVHDYPHQFSGGMKQRAIIAFSLLLDPSLVIADEPTTALDVIMQDQFLKYLDDLREIRDFSLLFITHDIAVIFEMCDSLAVMHGGQIAEQGDTDTIFDNPRHPYTILLQRAFPDIRDPKRELVGIDGSPPMLRDEMNYCSFAERCPWAESDCRTAQPPAEPSAADESHEIACIRSDEMEELAADYLDIAETDVSLDAADENGVDARTADSEMGNGPDDEQPILELRDLHKHFNPSTNILETVQQKLFGGDERNAVRAVDGVEMALEDNQIQGIIGESGCGKSTLLETIMQLYEPSEGDVVFKGKPVSEFTKEEHKQFRQNVQIIFQDPFNTLNPHFTVRETLREPLNVHDIDYDEDRLLEILEEVELTPPQDYIDRSESQLSGGEKQRVSIARALILDPDVILADEPVSMLDVSTQASILEMLGELTDEYGVSMLYISHDLSTVSYICDRVNVMYLGRIVESASTMDILNDPKHPYTEALLDAIPIPDPHHEREWAELMGMPGDATDLPTGCRFKDRCPERMDICDERPVYEDVDGSDHQTACHLHTGPEAADGERTGDGNTAMRTISDGGEEQ, translated from the coding sequence ATGACTGACACGCTACTCGAAGTAGACGGCCTCGATATCACGTATCGAACGGACGCAGGCGAGCTGAAGGCGGTCTCGGACGCCTCCTTCTCGATCGGGTCCAACGAGTACTTCGGCCTCGTCGGCGAGAGCGGTTGTGGTAAGAGTACGCTCGCTGACTCGATTATGCGGACCCTCGATACGAACGGTCGCATCAGCGACGGGACGATCAGGTTCAAAGGAAGAGAGCTGCAGGAGTTCTCCGAACAGGAGTTCACCGAAGAGATCCGCTGGCAGGAGATCGCACTCATCCCCCAGTCGGCGATGAACAGCCTCGATCCGCTCAAGCGGGTCAGCACCCAAGCCATCGACGTCGCTCAAGCGCACACCGACTGGTCTGAGGAGACGGCGGTCGACAAACTGAAAGAACTATTCGACGTCGTCGGCCTCCCCGAGTCCCGGGTCCACGATTACCCGCATCAGTTCTCCGGCGGGATGAAACAGCGCGCGATCATCGCGTTCTCGCTGCTCTTGGACCCGTCGTTGGTCATTGCCGACGAACCCACGACCGCGCTCGACGTCATTATGCAGGATCAGTTCCTGAAGTACCTCGACGATTTGCGGGAGATCCGAGACTTCAGCCTCCTGTTTATCACCCACGACATCGCCGTCATCTTCGAGATGTGCGACTCGCTCGCGGTGATGCACGGCGGGCAGATCGCAGAGCAGGGCGACACCGACACGATCTTCGACAATCCGCGTCACCCCTACACGATCCTGCTCCAGCGAGCGTTCCCCGACATCAGGGATCCGAAGCGCGAACTCGTCGGCATCGACGGCTCCCCGCCGATGCTGCGCGATGAGATGAACTACTGTTCGTTCGCCGAGCGCTGTCCGTGGGCGGAGTCCGACTGTCGAACGGCACAGCCGCCGGCCGAACCGAGTGCGGCGGATGAATCCCACGAGATCGCCTGTATTCGAAGCGACGAGATGGAGGAACTCGCCGCCGACTACCTCGATATCGCGGAGACTGACGTCTCGCTCGACGCTGCGGACGAGAACGGGGTCGATGCGCGCACAGCGGACAGCGAGATGGGCAATGGGCCCGACGACGAGCAACCGATCCTCGAACTCAGAGATCTCCACAAGCATTTCAATCCCTCGACGAACATTCTCGAAACCGTCCAACAGAAGCTGTTCGGTGGCGACGAACGGAATGCCGTCCGCGCCGTCGACGGTGTGGAAATGGCACTGGAGGACAACCAGATACAGGGGATCATCGGCGAGAGCGGCTGCGGGAAATCGACGTTGCTGGAGACGATAATGCAGTTGTACGAGCCGAGCGAGGGCGACGTCGTGTTCAAGGGGAAACCGGTCTCCGAATTCACGAAGGAAGAGCACAAGCAGTTCCGACAAAACGTCCAGATCATCTTCCAAGACCCCTTCAACACGCTCAATCCGCACTTCACCGTCCGGGAGACGCTCAGAGAGCCGCTCAACGTTCACGATATCGACTACGACGAGGACCGGCTGCTCGAGATCCTCGAAGAGGTGGAACTCACGCCGCCGCAGGACTACATCGACCGCAGCGAGTCTCAGCTCTCCGGCGGGGAGAAACAGCGCGTTTCCATCGCGCGTGCGCTGATTCTGGATCCCGACGTCATCCTCGCCGACGAGCCGGTTTCGATGCTCGACGTCTCGACGCAGGCGTCGATCCTCGAAATGCTCGGAGAGCTGACCGACGAGTACGGGGTCTCGATGCTGTACATCTCACACGACCTCTCGACGGTGTCGTACATCTGTGACCGGGTGAACGTGATGTACCTCGGTCGGATCGTCGAGAGCGCGTCGACGATGGACATCCTCAACGACCCGAAGCATCCGTACACCGAGGCGCTCCTCGATGCGATTCCCATTCCAGACCCCCACCACGAACGCGAGTGGGCGGAACTGATGGGGATGCCCGGAGACGCGACGGATCTACCGACGGGCTGTCGGTTCAAAGACCGCTGTCCCGAGCGGATGGACATCTGCGACGAGCGACCGGTGTACGAGGACGTCGACGGGAGCGACCACCAGACGGCCTGCCATCTCCACACCGGTCCTGAAGCCGCGGATGGTGAGCGAACGGGAGACGGCAATACAGCTATGAGAACGATCAGCGACGGAGGTGAAGAGCAATGA
- a CDS encoding AMP-binding protein — translation MTERSAVQYPVVHEPSREWVESTNVWKFMKSYDIDDYEELIERTTGGEESVRNAGIEWFWDELVDYLGLEFDEPYDAVCDDTDGPQFTDWYPGGRLNIAHNVLDRHAAAGSDRRDEIAILWEGEPGEIREVTFGDLHEQANRVANYLDSVGVSVGDTVGLYMPMVPEVAAILYGCFKVGAIAVPIFSGFGVDATATRIEDSECSVLFTGDGFYRRGSEIRLKGTADSAIDEVGHVEHVVVYDRLGSREGDTRESHGSERDSPEGHGSEDQAAASPIPWTDSRDVWWNDAVATAEDSYESKSLPSDQESMLLYSSGTTGKPKGIVHTHAGGLVQPAKEIHFGFDQKPGDRFFWVSDIGWMMGPWTLIGNHALGGTVFMYEGAPDHPEPDRFWEMIDRHDLTQFGISPTAIRALREHGDHWVGRHDLSSLRLLGSTGEPWDRESWEWFYETVGNGGCPIINISGGTEILGCFLMPMPTQPLKPCSLGGPGLGMDINIVDADGDSVADDNERGYLVARDSCPSMTKGLWSGDERYLAEYWSTWEDLWDHGDWAQKDEEGFWFLHGRADDALNVAGRKVGPAEVEGVLAEHDAVTQAAVVGVPDETTGTAVVAFVIPDPEYEPSNALAEELRGLVGREQGKPFRPRGLHFVDDLPRTQSGKIIRRAVKSVAAGEDPGDLSSMENPAALERLRERLD, via the coding sequence ATGACAGAGCGATCCGCCGTTCAGTATCCCGTCGTCCACGAACCGAGTCGAGAGTGGGTCGAGTCGACGAACGTTTGGAAGTTCATGAAGTCGTACGACATCGACGACTACGAGGAGCTGATCGAGCGCACCACGGGTGGCGAAGAGAGCGTGAGAAACGCCGGAATCGAGTGGTTCTGGGACGAACTCGTCGACTACCTCGGCCTCGAATTCGACGAGCCGTACGACGCGGTGTGCGACGACACCGACGGCCCGCAGTTCACCGACTGGTACCCCGGCGGTCGACTCAACATCGCCCACAACGTCCTCGACCGGCACGCGGCCGCAGGGAGTGACCGACGGGACGAGATCGCGATACTCTGGGAGGGCGAGCCGGGGGAAATCCGCGAGGTGACGTTCGGCGACCTCCACGAGCAGGCGAACCGGGTCGCGAACTACCTCGACTCGGTCGGCGTCAGCGTCGGCGACACCGTCGGCCTGTATATGCCGATGGTACCCGAGGTGGCCGCGATCCTCTACGGCTGTTTCAAAGTCGGCGCGATCGCCGTCCCGATCTTCTCGGGATTCGGCGTCGACGCGACGGCGACGCGGATCGAAGACAGCGAGTGTTCCGTCCTGTTCACCGGCGACGGGTTCTATCGACGCGGTAGCGAGATCAGACTCAAGGGCACTGCCGACAGCGCGATCGACGAGGTCGGTCACGTCGAACACGTCGTCGTCTACGACCGACTCGGGTCGCGAGAAGGGGACACACGGGAGAGCCACGGGAGCGAGAGAGACTCGCCGGAGGGCCACGGGAGCGAGGACCAAGCGGCGGCGTCGCCGATCCCGTGGACCGACAGTCGCGACGTCTGGTGGAACGACGCCGTCGCGACCGCCGAAGACAGCTACGAGTCGAAGTCGCTACCGTCCGATCAGGAGTCGATGCTGCTGTACTCCTCGGGGACGACGGGGAAACCAAAAGGAATCGTTCACACGCACGCGGGGGGACTCGTGCAACCTGCCAAGGAGATCCACTTCGGCTTCGATCAGAAGCCGGGCGACCGCTTCTTCTGGGTGAGCGACATCGGCTGGATGATGGGGCCGTGGACGCTCATCGGCAATCACGCGCTCGGCGGGACGGTGTTTATGTACGAGGGTGCGCCGGATCACCCCGAACCGGACCGGTTCTGGGAGATGATCGATCGGCACGACCTCACCCAGTTCGGAATCTCCCCGACCGCGATCCGAGCGCTCCGCGAACACGGCGACCATTGGGTCGGGAGGCACGACCTTTCGAGTCTGCGCCTCTTGGGATCGACCGGCGAACCGTGGGATCGCGAGTCGTGGGAGTGGTTCTACGAGACAGTCGGTAACGGTGGGTGCCCGATCATCAACATCTCCGGCGGGACCGAGATCCTGGGCTGTTTCCTGATGCCGATGCCGACGCAGCCCCTCAAACCCTGCTCGCTCGGTGGCCCGGGGTTGGGAATGGATATCAACATCGTCGACGCCGACGGCGACAGCGTCGCCGACGACAACGAGCGCGGGTACCTCGTGGCTCGTGACTCCTGTCCGTCGATGACGAAGGGGCTTTGGAGCGGCGACGAGCGCTATCTGGCGGAGTACTGGTCGACGTGGGAGGACCTCTGGGACCACGGCGACTGGGCGCAGAAGGACGAGGAGGGCTTCTGGTTCCTCCACGGACGCGCGGACGACGCGCTCAACGTCGCCGGACGCAAGGTCGGCCCGGCGGAGGTCGAAGGCGTCCTCGCCGAGCACGACGCGGTCACGCAGGCCGCGGTGGTCGGCGTCCCCGACGAGACGACCGGGACGGCCGTCGTCGCGTTCGTCATTCCGGATCCGGAGTACGAGCCGTCCAACGCGCTCGCCGAGGAGCTCCGGGGACTCGTCGGCCGGGAGCAGGGCAAGCCGTTCCGCCCGCGCGGGCTTCATTTCGTCGACGACCTCCCCCGAACCCAGTCGGGGAAGATCATCCGCAGAGCGGTCAAGTCGGTCGCCGCCGGCGAGGATCCCGGCGACCTCTCCTCGATGGAGAACCCGGCGGCGCTCGAACGGCTCCGCGAGCGGCTCGACTGA
- a CDS encoding ABC transporter permease: MSRTQYYLRRTIQTALLIAGVSVVLFTLFRLMPGSYLTTLTNPSMTPEQIERLREMWGLNDPIYIQYISWVRNLATGNAGTSLAYGEPVLGLVGNALRNSFVLALPGILGAFAVGSLYGTLLGLKQESWIDRYGPLPPTLVGVTPDFFMAMILLTVFSGWFNVFPAGGMASLDILTSTSGWQIYTTGSFWVHYVLPFATIVLGYLYYPALIMRGSIIDVKDQEFTKYQRAVGLAKWDRIKNIMKHASLPVITTLPASTSRAISGLVLIELIFNWPGIGTLLFESVLARDTPVIQFMFLIIAVWIIVGNFVVDIFYTVIDPRISLGEE; this comes from the coding sequence ATGAGCCGAACGCAGTACTACCTCAGGCGGACGATCCAGACCGCACTCCTGATCGCCGGAGTCTCGGTCGTCCTGTTCACGCTGTTCAGGCTGATGCCCGGATCGTATCTGACGACGCTGACCAATCCCAGTATGACGCCCGAACAGATCGAACGGCTTCGCGAGATGTGGGGGCTCAACGATCCGATCTACATCCAGTACATCAGCTGGGTTCGGAATCTGGCGACGGGCAACGCGGGCACGTCGCTGGCGTACGGTGAGCCGGTACTGGGCCTCGTCGGCAACGCGCTCCGGAACTCGTTCGTTCTCGCGCTGCCGGGAATCCTCGGCGCGTTCGCCGTTGGGTCGCTCTACGGCACTCTGTTAGGGCTGAAACAGGAGTCGTGGATCGACCGGTACGGCCCACTCCCGCCGACGCTGGTGGGCGTAACGCCGGACTTCTTTATGGCGATGATCCTCTTGACCGTCTTCTCCGGGTGGTTCAATGTCTTCCCCGCCGGTGGGATGGCCTCGCTGGACATTCTAACGAGCACGAGCGGGTGGCAGATCTACACCACCGGGAGCTTCTGGGTCCACTACGTGCTCCCGTTCGCGACGATCGTCCTCGGATACCTCTACTACCCCGCGTTGATTATGCGAGGCAGCATCATCGACGTCAAGGATCAGGAGTTCACGAAGTACCAGCGTGCGGTCGGGCTGGCAAAGTGGGATCGAATCAAGAACATTATGAAGCACGCGTCGCTGCCGGTGATCACCACGCTCCCCGCATCGACGTCTCGGGCGATCAGCGGCCTCGTTCTCATCGAGTTGATCTTCAACTGGCCGGGGATCGGCACGCTCCTGTTCGAGTCGGTCCTCGCTCGCGATACGCCGGTAATTCAGTTCATGTTCTTGATCATCGCCGTCTGGATCATCGTCGGTAACTTCGTGGTCGACATCTTCTACACGGTCATCGACCCGCGAATCTCGCTCGGCGAGGAATGA
- a CDS encoding 3-keto-5-aminohexanoate cleavage protein yields the protein MAYQGYADYFEEPVIISVAPTGGMHGKEANPNLPEQPEEIAADVRNCEKAGASIVHVHARDEDGEPTKDVAKFQELRDIIEERCDDIIVNFTTGGGNDREGRIRPVLETEPTPDLATIDLGPLNTRGDTVAMNTRVQNEEYARRMNDHDVKPELEVFGPGHLTEVHHLVEEGLIEEPYWTTLILGMQTGTIPRPRNLLNLVDNLPEGAEWQCMAIGRHQLPLTTMAMTLGGHVRVGMEDNVYYRRGELVESNAQLVERTADIANRLERPIATPEEAREILNL from the coding sequence ATGGCGTATCAGGGATATGCAGACTACTTCGAAGAGCCGGTTATCATCAGCGTCGCGCCGACCGGGGGAATGCACGGGAAAGAGGCGAACCCGAACCTCCCCGAACAGCCCGAAGAGATCGCAGCGGACGTTCGCAACTGCGAGAAAGCCGGGGCGTCGATCGTCCACGTCCACGCGCGAGACGAGGACGGTGAGCCGACGAAGGACGTCGCCAAGTTCCAAGAGCTCCGCGATATCATCGAGGAGCGCTGTGACGATATCATCGTGAACTTCACGACCGGCGGCGGGAACGACCGGGAGGGACGCATCCGACCGGTCCTCGAAACCGAACCGACACCGGATCTGGCGACGATCGACCTCGGCCCGCTCAACACCCGAGGCGACACCGTCGCGATGAACACGCGGGTACAGAACGAGGAGTACGCCCGCCGGATGAACGACCACGACGTCAAACCGGAGCTCGAAGTGTTCGGTCCCGGACATCTGACGGAGGTCCACCACCTCGTCGAGGAAGGGCTGATCGAGGAACCGTACTGGACGACGCTCATTCTCGGAATGCAGACCGGGACGATCCCGAGGCCACGAAACCTCCTCAACCTCGTCGACAACCTCCCCGAGGGAGCCGAGTGGCAGTGTATGGCGATCGGTCGCCACCAACTCCCCCTGACGACGATGGCGATGACGCTCGGCGGACACGTCCGCGTCGGAATGGAGGACAACGTCTACTACCGACGCGGCGAGTTAGTCGAGAGCAACGCCCAGTTGGTCGAGCGAACCGCCGATATCGCGAACCGTCTCGAACGGCCGATCGCGACGCCGGAGGAGGCTCGTGAGATTCTGAACCTCTGA